From one Plasmodium knowlesi strain H genome assembly, chromosome: 11 genomic stretch:
- a CDS encoding SICAvar, type I, with product MVTGRSGGGGGGGGNGGTGGGSATPMFQEWLQQLSNSGKLKPNENITEQLKEELMKTWKELEDRFKGTEAKELATICSKAGEVPTEGIGNGHHSMKTFCKGMMEVRYFISGLKSGNKNTDPVQVETVQAHEWYPRCIVGAATLSTIYGDHCKLGDVVQKVQGQMNSKLEGHKGKGAELDKCKGLTDSDILFGKSILRDRIRSWAQADRGRANTDHSKNRAIQRVGSVMLDRDNMCGTAEKQRKQQLKNNTKSMTSFLRIGDNAEVGSSDSRNLFDVLVNDDLTLPPETLNNILTPIVNTASTGQVDPQEMKTAMEKVAEETKKTQAEACMKQDGKTLCQRLECAEQYWKLNNNGQNTQKDFWKESGGEVATLWNELSDAMIVRTKSTECNTVDGSRIPTEPEKKACQHLTTGFTKLKKLTSTASMDTSKYPILSQHPSLGQTVGCFLLKEYARRMEEKSTCPIDSGLKKAFDTAGNGLLGNCNWGENLDNCNVTTGTTSVTVKNKVDPILGDDDLSIEAVTTHMNEMMTLCDQLKCAAPNWFKEHKKVNGNSATTKTWCDFWKEGVGAALQKMFSDIQTNGNNNTNTTICQMFGDGNTDSVERKACNHIIAGLEHIKGITGDTNGAVQSHNAQAHDKFFKQSMMCAALNLYATKIREASKGKCPIDESKIKEMFADWHKINKFSPSSSCSNEIYGCFKCQRNDKILEGCNLSVSNTLINTSQSSGTCPSEDNTNRENVPTELNKFLNYDDPSKSISQVKETLSTINDMSNSFCTQLQCAAKQYVNKKKGQSTDVSWEEVWNKVKEEVSSLGNAMSDHQNSSLGNHCSTLNTNNKELCLLFGAGLKHLYNHTNGNGDDAMKLFKRTMACAALNVYADQIIKESQEKKCPIAEEEINKMFDKWNQQFKSSCRGGAGGANTNDCFECKRESTLRCTIDSDEVKSKLDPMLNKDTTGLKKYLGNICGGQCKNMDSLCGRAQCAMKQWFPDRGKNQTVDIEKTEMWTEVKNEVTSFDKALPDNGATDTEPGNLCAAVTCPNVGEADCVSKTTCKLIVKALKNIHEMKGEDTVSGPRKVNDRIFKSTMRCVALNAFIHKLKQQAYRGGYACAVEKGIKEAFKKGEEKRKDWCGENSNGVGNGDGSCEKCEERLCFGTKIGKDDDLWSTVMNKLNTDSSTDTNIQPTLKKIKEKVTLCDRVNCIAKWYHKKKGQGKGEDTFWTKDVKELWTELSTAMTATKGEDTNGGKCNTMGDDNREGTHSEKTACNYLHAGFKQLYEPDTSLSTGNDGILSKKYPSFRQTMGCFLLHAYAKKMKSDAKCLVESGIKKAFKLSDSLSKSANCKGGASGKGPCVPCQWEETDYENCSITTNGKTEIAETKVQDMVKNSTLTTTMNDINKTESLCDKLKCAAPRWFKNKKGTNGSLTQTWCQFWDGAVKDALQNMFNDIAEKGKNNKNAACQGFGDGNEHSVERKACNHITAGLQHLKDIKPNDPENQLFERTVGCIALNMYATKIKEMSQDKCPIDEERIKQMFNVWNKNKNSSCLTPGSKNNCFVCTRQKENFNDCKLSVASSLINTTAQSGSTASCTDNDSSTNKNVSKKMDDLLKQESKMEGTLKEINEMDTFCSRLQCAAKQYYIKKNPNGQSSEVTWNALKEDIGRELTALLINMNDPKKQLAAAQYCNDANVAWNTKGHTERRTNKAACLLFAAGLKHIYNQQKGHVNGPSFGQTMGCLFLKEYAKQLKVMAKVKKQGHSWVHPLCSIDEGIKHAFSRSEEIMNATSSCKTSGTNDCFVCKENDVYDNCKIGQDKVGSKSNELFTEDSTKQTQMEKTLENTVCPILLTDILTPFVPLAPVSIGLSAMAYYLWKYFGPLGKGGARLRRSPTEIPGSSVQEQLHDHVQQDSSHEYRLVKERKPRSAPTRTKRSGRANRRTIIEIHFEVLDECQKGDTQLNQKDFLELLVQEFMGSEFMEEEQVPKEGVLMEGVPLELVPMERVPSLGSGFMV from the exons ATGGTGACAGGAAGATCCGGTGGTGGTGGCGGGGGTGGCGGTAATGGTGGTACCGGTGGTGGTTCCGCCACTCCCATGTTTCAGGAGTGGTTACAGCAGTTGTCGAATAGTGGGAAATTGAAGCCCAATGAGAACATTACA GAACAACTGAAGGAAGAATTAATGAAAACGTGGAAGGAGTTGGAGGATAGGTTCAAGGGTACGGAGGCGAAGGAATTAGCTACTATCTGCTCTAAGGCTGGGGAAGTGCCGACTGAAGGAATTGGGAATGGGCATCACAGCATGAAAACCTTCTGTAAAGGTATGATGGAAGTTCGATATTTCATAAGTGGCCTGAAGAGTGGAAATAAGAATACGGATCCGGTACAAGTCGAGACCGTCCAAGCTCATGAATGGTACCCACGTTGTATTGTTGGTGCTGCTACCTTGTCTACAATTTATGGAGATCACTGTAAATTGGGGGACGTCGTGCAAAAAGTTCAGGGGCAGATGAATTCAAAATTGGAGGGACATAAGGGGAAGGGTGCAGAATTGGATAAATGTAAAGGACTTACAGACAGCGACATATTGTTCGGTAAATCCATTCTGCGTGATAGAATCAGGAGTTGGGCCCAAGCAGATCGGGGGAGGGCTAATACGGACCACAGTAAGAATAGGGCAATCCAGAGGGTAGGGAGTGTAATGTTGGATAGAGATAATATGTGTGGGACGGCGGAGAAACAGCGGAAACAGCAACTGAAGAATAATACCAAAAGCATGACATCTTTCCTCCGAATAGGGGACAACGCCGAGGTTGGGAGTAGTGATTCACGAAATCTATTCGACGTCTTAGTGAATGATGACTTAACATTACCACCGGAAACATTAAACAACATACTTACCCCAATAGTGAACACTGCCAGTACTGGTCAAGTGGACCCTCAAGAAATGAAGACAGCAATGGAAAAGGTAGCAGAGGAAACTAAGAAAACACAAG CTGAAGCATGCATGAAGCAAGACGGTAAGACACTTTGCCAGCGCTTGGAATGTGCAGAACAATATTGGAAATTGAATAACAACGGGCAGAACACTCAG AAGGACTTCTGGAAGGAGAGTGGCGGCGAAGTCGCCACATTATGGAATGAATTGTCAGATGCCATGATAGTAAGAACCAAAAGCACAGAATGCAATACAGTGGATGGTAGTAGAATTCCCACCGAacctgaaaagaaggcatgccAACATCTTACAACAGGTTTCACCAAACTGAAGAAACTTACATCGACTGCATCGATGGATACTTCGAAGTACCCAATCCTGTCTCAACACCCATCGTTGggacaaacagtgggttgttttcttcttaaggaatatgcaagacgaatggaagaaaaatcgaCTTGTCCTATCGATTCCGGTTTAAAGAAAGCTTTCGACACTGCTGGTAATGGTCTTCTTGGTAATTGCAATTGGGGTGAAAATTTGGACAATTGCAATGTGACCACTGGCACAACCTCTGTCACTGTAAAGAACAAAGTGGATCCAATACTCGGGGACGATGATCTAAGCATAGAAGCCGTCACTACACACATGAATGAAATGATGACTTTATGTGACCAACTCAAATGCGCCGCACCTAATTGGTTCAAAGAGCACAAGAAAGTTAACGGTAATAGTGCAACGAcgaagacttgg tgtGACTTTTGGAAGGAGGGCGTCGGAGCCGCGCTCCAGAAGATGTTTTCTGATATCCAAACGAATGGAAATAACAACACTAATACCACAATCTGCCAAAtgtttggtgatggtaacactgatagtgttgaaagaaaagcatgtaatcatatcataGCAGGTTTAGAACACATTAAAGGCATTACAGGGGACACTAATGGTGCTGTCCAATCACATAATGCGCAGGCACATGATAAGTTTTTTAAGCaatctatgatgtgcgcagcactcaATCTTTACGCAACTAAAATAAGAGAGGCGTCCAAGGGgaaatgtcccattgatgaatctaaaataaaagaaatgtttgCAGATTGgcataaaattaataaattttcGCCTTCGTCTTCTTGTTCGAATGAAATTTATGGTtgttttaaatgtcaacggaatgataaaattttggagGGTTGCAATCTAAGTGTTTCCAACACTTTGATTAATACATCACAATCAAGTGGAACTTGCCCTTCTGAAGACAACACCAACAGAGAAAATGTCCCAACTGAATTAAACAAATTCCTCAACTACGACGACCCATCCAAATCCATCTCCCAAGTTAAGGAAACATTATCCACCATAAATGACATGTCCAactctttctgtactcaactccaatgtgcagcaaaacaatacgtaaataagaaaaaagggcaaagCACCGATGTTTCTTGG GAGGAAGTATGGAATAAAGTCAAAGAGGAAGTCTCCTCACTTGGCAACGCCATGTCTGACCATCAGAACAGCAGTTTAGGCAATCATTGCAGTACCCTGAACACCAATAACAAAGAATTATGCCTCCTCTTTGGGGCAGGACTGAAGCATCTGTACAATCATACAAATGGTAACGGGGACGATGCTATGAAGTTGTTTAAACGAACCATGGCTTGTGCAGCATTGAATGTTTATGCCGATCAAATAATTAAGGAGTcgcaagagaaaaaatgtcccattgctgaggaagaaataaataaaatgttcGATAAATGGAATCAACAGTTTAAATCTTCATGTCGGGGGGGTGCTGGCGGTGCTAATACTAATGATTGTTTTGAATGTAAGAGGGAATCCACCCTGAGGTGCACAATAGACAGCGACGAAGTAAAGAGTAAATTAGACCCTATGCTCAACAAGGACACAACAGGACTGAAGAAATATTTGGGcaatatat GTGGTGGTCAATGCAAAAACATGGATAGTTTATGTGGTCGTGCACAGTGTGCAATGAAGCAGTGGTTCCCAGACAGGGGGAAAAACCAAACGGTGGATATAGAGAAG ACTGAAATGTGGACCGAAGTCAAGAATGAAGTCACATCATTCGACAAAGCCCTGCCTGACAATGGGGCCACGGACACCGAACCAGGAAACTTGTGCGCTGCCGTTACATGCCCCAATGTTGGTGAAGCGGATTGTGTGAGCAAAACAACATGCAAACTTATTGTTAAAGCATTGAAGAATATACATGAAATGAAAGGGGAGGACACAGTTTCTGGACCACGCAAAGTGAATGATCGAATATTTAAATCAACTATGCGTTGTGTAGCACTCAATGCATTTATACACAAATTGAAGCAACAGGCGTACAGGGGTGGTTATGCTTGTGCTGtagagaaaggaataaaggagGCCTTCAAgaagggggaggagaaaCGTAAGGACTGGTGTGGGGAAAATAGTAATGGGGTTGGTAATGGGGATGGTTCATGTGAGAAGTGTGAGGAAAGATTGTGTTTTGGTACTAAAATTGGGAAGGATGATGATCTATGGTCCACAGTAATGAATAAGTTAAACACTGACTCCAGCACTGacaccaacatacaaccaacattgaaaaaaataaaagaaaaggttaccTTATGTGATCGCGTGAATTGTATAGCGAAGTGgtaccataaaaaaaagggacaggGGAAGGGGGAG GACACTTTTTGGACAAAGGATGTCAAGGAGCTGTGGACAGAACTGTCCACAGCAATGACAGCGACAAAAGGCGAAGACACTAATGGAGGTAAATGTAATACAATGGGAGATGATAATAGGGAAGGAACTCATTCTGAgaagacggcatgcaattatttgcatgccggtttCAAACAACTatacgaaccggatacttcGTTGTCAACAGGAAACGATGGTATCCTATCTAAGAAatacccatcgtttagacaaacgatgggttgttttttacttcacgcttatgcaaagaagatgaaaagcGACGCCAAGTGTTTAGTGGAAtcaggaataaagaaggcaTTTAAGCTTAGTGATAGTCTAAGTAAAAGTGCTAATTGCAAAGGCGGTGCCAGTGGCAAGGGACCctgtgtcccttgccaatggGAAGAGACCGACTATGAGAATTGCTCAATTACCACAAATGGCAAAACTGAGATTGCAGAAACCAAAGTTCAAGACATGGTCAAGAACAGCACTTTAACTACCACCATGAACGACATAAACAAAACAGAATCTTTATGTGACAAGCTCAAATGTGCTGCACCCAGATGgttcaaaaacaaaaaagggactAATGGTAGCCTTACacagacttgg TGTCAATTTTGGGATGGCGCTGTTAAAGACGCACTTCAGAATATGTTCAACGATATCgctgaaaagggaaagaacaacaaGAATGCTGCATGCCAAGgctttggtgatggtaatgaacatagtgttgaaagaaaagcgtgtaatcatatcacagcaggaCTACAACACCTTAAGGACATTAAGCCTAATGATCCAGAAAACCAACTGTTCGAAAGAAcagttggttgtattgctcttaacatgtacgcaactaaaataaaagaaatgtctCAAGATAAATGTCCTATTGatgaggaaagaataaaacaaatgttTAATGtttggaataaaaataaaaattcttcGTGTTTGACCCCTGgtagtaaaaataattgttttgtttgcacaaggcaaaaggaaaattttaatgattGCAAACTAAGTGTTGCCAGCTCTTTGATTAATACAACAGCACAATCTGGTTCAACTGCATCTTGCACTGATAACGACAGCAGCACCAATAAGAATGtctccaaaaaaatggacgactTGCTCAAACAGGAAtctaaaatggaaggaacattaaaggaaataaatgaaatggacACTTTCTGTAGTCGTTTAcaatgtgcagcaaaacaatactacataaaaaagaaccCTAATGGACAAAGCAGCGAAGTGACTTGG AATGCCTTGAAAGAAGATATCGGAAGGGAATTAACAGCACTTTTAATTAATATGAACGACCCTAAAAAGCAGTTGGCTGCTGCCCAATACTGCAATGACGCCAACGTCGCATGGAATACTAAGGGCCATACAGAAAGgcgaacaaataaagcagcttgtttactttttgctgcaggattaaagcacatttataaCCAGCAGAAGGGCCATGTtaatggcccatcgtttggacaaacgatgggttgtttatttcttaaagaatatgcaaaacaattaaaagtaatggcaaaagtgaagaaacaaggacatagttgggtacatcctctttgtagCATAGATGAGGGAATAAAGCATGCTTTTAGCAGAAGTGAAGAAATTATGAATGCAACATCTTCATGCAAAACTAGTGGTACTAATgattgttttgtgtgcaaagAGAACGACGTTTATgataattgcaaaattggccaAGACAAAGTAGGGAGTAAATCTAATGAATTGTTCACAGAAGATTCCACGAAACAaacccaaatggaaaaaacattagagaatacagtctgtcccatccttcttacggatatccttaccccttttgttcctttggctcctgtctctattggtctttctgctatggcttattacctttggaag tattttggtcctcttggtaaaggaggagcacgtctcagaagatctcctactgaaattcctggttcatCAGTACAAGAACAGCTCCacgatcatgtgcagcaagatagttcacatgaatatcgattagtGAAAGAACgcaaacctcgttctgctccaacaagaacaaagcgtt